The Sorghum bicolor cultivar BTx623 chromosome 6, Sorghum_bicolor_NCBIv3, whole genome shotgun sequence genome contains the following window.
ACCTGCAGATTGCATGTTATACCACGTTGAACTACACGGTTACCACATTCCATGTTACAACCACATTTACTCCAGCATTCCTTGATAAATTTCCTAACAATATGGCCCCTGCAAAGCTCTGGTGAAGGCTCGTTCCTGATCCTCTCAAGTGGGCAAGATTTACAGAAGAACATATTATGTTTTTCTGGAAATCGGTTCATAGAGACACACTTATCAAGAAACTCTGTCCTAACCAATCCATCTGGTGTATATGCAAATTCACCACCAGTTTTTCTTGCACAGGCACATGGTTCAGGGGCATACAAGCAGTTGCCAAAGCAATCAGAACAACAATCCTTGTCACCAATTGTTTCAACAGAGTTAACATAGGACTCTTGGGAAACAAGATTTCTTGGTATATAATAAAAGGAAGGTAAACAATTCTCACTACCAAATTCGTTTACCGCTGATATACTTGATCTTTCTTGTCCCTTTGATATGTCAGATAAATCATGGGTAGACCCATTGGGAGATAGTGCCAAATGGGCCTGCTGATCAGTAGTTGAATTTGGTGGGCCATTCTCTGAAGCTTCCATAATCAATGATTCTTCTACAGCTTTGCATTTCCCGCTTCTGCTGTTCATGCAATCAATTGGTTTCAAGGATGGGGCAGTACTCGTTGTTGGCTTATTCTGTGAGCTTCCAACATTGCCAGAAGCATCTGATTGTTTATTATGTTCTGCAGTATGATCACTGCCTAGTTGTGCGACACACTGGCATATCTGCTTGATGAGGCCAGCTATGGAAAAATCAGGTGGGAGACTCTTGTGTGAGCGAAGACATTTTTCCTCAACCATCTTGAAAACTGCTGCTAAATCAGGCATGTGGAATTTTGATGGGTCTATGCTGCATTTGATTGACATCTCAACCTCACCCATAGCGGATGAAGCTACAATAGTGTGTAAACAAGGTGCTTCCTGAGTTTTTCCAGCTGCAGATCCTGTCCCAGAATTGTGCATCACAGTTGCATAGTCCAACCCATTTCCCAGACTttgaggttgcttcatcatGCTATTTATAGGTTCAACAAAGGAAGTAGACGCCGCACTTCTTCTATAATGCTGGGCTGTCCTGCCATTAGCACCTACACAAGGTTCagcagagtccaatcagaacaAAGGCGTTGGGCGCAGAAACCAAACAGCAAGAAAACACTAATTCCACAATCAGACTGattgacaaaaaaaaagaaaaagaagaagaagaagaagtgaTCTTGCAACACAATAAGACAGTATAACAAACACTGGAGTTTTATGGCCTACAATATAAGAAATGTGAAAAACCTCCACAGCACAAAAACTTGAGCAATAACAGATTAGGATGATGTACGGAACCAACCTGAAATCTGTAATGGAGCATGAACAGGTGGAGTATCTGAGGTGCTGGCATTGAGCAGATGGGAAGTAATGCAGCCAGGTTGGGCATTCTGACAGCTGGATGCAGGGGCAGTGCATTGTAGATCATCAGTATCAGGTTCAGGTTTAGGCTCCCTCAAGAAGACGGCATGTTGGAAATCTTCATCCATCATCTGTATTGCCCTCTTTTGTGCAGCATTCCCCAGTGAAGGCACGCCATCTGCGGTGGGCCGATGATATCGGGTTGAGGCCCCGATCTGTGGATGGTTCAGCTCAGACGAAACACCTATAGGTCCATCTAGCGCTTGCGCCGCGGAGGCGTGAGACCTGGGATCAATAGAGCGACCTGCTGTGACACTAGTAGCGCTGATCCTGGGCCTCTTGATGCGAAGGGCCTCGGTCCCACTATCCAAGTCGCAAGGACCGCCGTGGATGGCACGGGAAGTAGAAGGCCGGGGCCGGCAGTCCTCCCCCTCCGGAGGAAGCCGAACCCCTCTTGTAGTGTTGCTGTAATGCTCCTGGTCCCCATCATCCTGAACCCCAGCCGCAAGTGACGCGATGGAATCGCCATAATAATTAGTAAGAAATTaaaccccaaaaaaaaaagtcttCTCCATTCCATTTGGATTTGGGAATGAAGAGTGGACGAAGGAGGAATACCTGGGGGCGGTCGCGGGCTTCGAGGATGGCGTTGGCGAGGGCGCGGTAGCCATCGTCCTCGATGAGCTCCCAGGAGTTGTCGAAGAGGTGGAGGAGGTTCTTGAGGACGGGGATGACCTCCTTCTTGGAGCAGCCCAGAGGCTTCATGGCGTCGAAGGCGCGGCGTGCCCGCTCCCTCCGACTCTGGGAATCCATCCGAGCCCTACCGAGAAACCCTACTCTGGTGGGGTAGGGTTTGAGGTGCTCAGTCCTGCAGCAGCCTGCCGGTGCCgccgggggcgggggcgggtgCCGGCGCCGCGGAAACAGAAGAGTGTCACTCGAATCAGGAAGGGAATGATGAAATCTCCAACTCAAATAGGCTAGTTCGGTGTTCTTCACCAAAAGGGCGTGGGTTCAAATTCCACTctcaacatatttattttatttgctaTATACACACACAGTGCGTTCTGAATTTTAAAGTTTATATTGCTACACAGTGTCTTCTGAATTTTTAGggtttttttttcctattttggtAACACCAGAGTCTTCTgcgtttatattttttttacacaGAACAACTTccgttcttcttttttttttctatttttttgtaACAGTCTTCTGAGTTTATGGTTTTTTATTTTGGTAGCAGCCTTCTAAGTATATATATTCACAGAACAACTTCTATTTTTcagttttttcctatttttgtgACACATAGATAGTAttgtgagttttttttttttacttttctaTGTAAGAGCAACCAACTCTAACATGGTGTTTGGTTGGTAGCGgtatttgatttgatttgattaCAGTAGCATTTGATAACGTTTGGATTGTGTTTGTTTTGCATCTATAGTAAACACGTCACGCATGCCATAAAGCGGTACGGCATAGTAGAAATCTAATCTATGGCATCTCCGGGCAGCTGATAGAAGCCAAGGCGGGCCTGTTGGCGTGGCCGACGATTGCCCATTGACCAATGGCCATGGTACTGGTACTGTATATGCATGGCTGTCTGAAGATGCTGCTAGCTGTGAGATCCTGAAGATCGTGCAAGGGCCGTCCGAGGAGAGGAGTCACGGCATCAAGGAAGGGTCGTCATTTGGAGGAATAGGGAATGGGAATAGCGATCGAGCGGCATGCTGCTATCTATAGCTAGCGCTAGCGAGATGTATGGTGAAATACATCACTTCCTATTTTGGCTCACCAGATACAACAAACATAGCACGTCGCCGGTCTCTATTCGTGCCCGTCGAGCGCCTGGTATACTGGTTCGCTTTGGTGGCGCTGTAGCCTCACTCACTCTCCAATCCATCTCAAGCTAGAAGCATGCATTACCCCTCCTGAGAAGCAGTAGATGCACACGAGCAAGATGAATTCCTCTTTTTTTAGAAACCGGGTGATCACCAGCTCCATACGATCGCTGGGTAAAAGATTCGACTACATGCATATATACACAAACGGAAGGGGATTCGTCAAAAGCTTCAACTTCATTCTGAACAATCGTTTCGTAGCTGCAAGGATTACAACACCAATTTATCACCTTAGCACCCATGACCATCAGCCTGCCTACAGTTGCAATACCATTTGGACTTGCTGTGGCCTCAACCTAATAAATATCAAACAACACATGTGGCAAATAAATTTCCTCAAAAACTTGCAAGGAATGGTACCAAACCATGTAGTGATCAGAGGACTTACTTAAATATACCATATCATTCCATCAGCGCCTGCATTCAGGAGTAGCATCAGCTTTTTCTTTCTCTCTAGTTAACTATATACTGTGACAAGAGTCCAATCTGCAAGTTTGGCCCTCATATACCCTCTCCTCTTTTCCATGCCCCCGAACCGTTTGGATGGCTGGCTACATGGATCCATATCCCTCAGATTCAGATCAAAAGGTCTACCATGTTCCTGCAGTACCCTTTTGATGTATACTAAACAACTTAGATTACTTCCTGTCATGACTTACTTTGAAAAAGGCCGAATGCGTTACACTTTGTACATTAAGCTCCATGGTATACAAATACATCCTCTATGTTCAACGTGCAAGAAATGTCACACTCGATCACCCTATCTCAAgagagcacttcacccaggagagAGAAAGTTTTTAGCATGGCCTCCATAACTTCAAATTTTCTCCATGCAGAATAGAATAGATCAATCTGTGGTTTCTTCAACTTTGCTCAATCCATATTCTTGGATGCCTGCCTCATCCAATCTATTTCCCAGCAGCCTCGTGAGAACTTACTGAGAAAGGAGCCATAGTTAGCTTGTTATCTTACATTAATACCTTAAAATAGTGTTGCAGTTCAAGCCAAAGCAAAAATTTGAAGTTATGGAGAAAATTAACAGCATGATAATAGTAACACCACAGACAAACTCCTACAAGTACCACAAGTGACAGCTAATTTATAACAGAATGTTGCCAAAGATTTGCAAATACCTTGAAAAAGATGAATGCATACAGCAGCAAGTGTTTGAATGATTTTGCTGCTATAAATCAAGTTGAACCATGAGGTGGGAAGACGAAATTGGCCAACACAAGCTAGTGTTGATGGAGGGCATGAGCCCAGATATTTTGTGTGTAAGAATATCACACTTCCCCAAGAGCTAACTGCAGAACGTAATACATGATAAGTTATCCTTATAATGCACAGAACTTTAGCTAAACTTGGAGGACGAGATACAAGAACAGCATGCTTCTGGCTAACAAAGTAGCACTAGTAAGATTTGAGCTCATAGATCACTAAAATTGCAAATGGACTGTATACCTGCGTGGACTACATGCAACTGCAAAGCTCACAAATGTATACAAGTAAACCGGTATAATGGAAATGGATATTTATGTGCAACCATctgaatatatattttttttatataggaAACATTAATCCTTTTCTTTTATGTGTAAAAAGAGCTTAAAGTCTCAAGAGCTGGTGTACCAAACCTTAGTAGACTGAAACCATGCTGCTGAACCACATTCATGTTTCAGTGTTCTGAATGGACCACTCATGGAAACCTCAGCTTTAAACTCTGTCCCGGACAAGTCAAGGTCATGGAGTTCGAAGTGCTCACTTGCTTTCCCATTAGGCATAAACTTACCATTTGGTACTCCAAAAACTTCATGTATATCCTTTGCCTCACCTGCATAGTTTCAAAATTATGAGTATTATGGGCACACAAACAAATGGAAGGAGGTCATGGTATGCCCAAAACCATAAACCACAAGGCACAAATGTGGCTAGTGGTAAGCAAGCAGGTAGTGAACCTGGTTTTGTGGCCATAATAAATCCATCCAATCTCTTAGTTAGTAACGATGTTCCAGGAAACAACATCAAGTTTACATTATGAAGTTGTTTCCTTTCAGCATCTTCGATAGGTTTGAAGCCAAATCCTGACACCCATGTGCTAACCAACTCTGGGATGGCAGAAAGGACCAACATCTTAACATTAAATGAACAGAGCATCTGCAGTACAGGAAATGAGGAAATTCACATAGTGATATGGAGATAAAAGTTATTAGCAGtaacataaaaaataatattggTTCAATAAGAAATCAGGCATTAGCAAAGAATGGATCCGATAGCTAGATGGGAGGAAAATCATATCTTAACATTTACACACAGCTGAATTCCAAGTTAATGCAATACGCGATAATGGGAAACCATAACTTGTTTCAGTACTGCTGTACAGTTTTGTACTTTTGTCTGATTTCCTATTTCAGTGTACCTTTTCAATGATGTTCATTAGAATTCGGCACATTCCTTGCCGTCGATAGTCTACAGAAGTAGCAATAAAAGGCAGCTCAGCGGCTTTAGTCCCATGTACTCTgcatgagaaaaaaaataaagatttAGTTATAAACAAAATTTTTCTCGAATACACAATGAAAATGGAAGAAACagataattattttttattattattgtttat
Protein-coding sequences here:
- the LOC8076522 gene encoding probable inactive histone-lysine N-methyltransferase SUVR2, with the protein product MDSQSRRERARRAFDAMKPLGCSKKEVIPVLKNLLHLFDNSWELIEDDGYRALANAILEARDRPQDDGDQEHYSNTTRGVRLPPEGEDCRPRPSTSRAIHGGPCDLDSGTEALRIKRPRISATSVTAGRSIDPRSHASAAQALDGPIGVSSELNHPQIGASTRYHRPTADGVPSLGNAAQKRAIQMMDEDFQHAVFLREPKPEPDTDDLQCTAPASSCQNAQPGCITSHLLNASTSDTPPVHAPLQISGANGRTAQHYRRSAASTSFVEPINSMMKQPQSLGNGLDYATVMHNSGTGSAAGKTQEAPCLHTIVASSAMGEVEMSIKCSIDPSKFHMPDLAAVFKMVEEKCLRSHKSLPPDFSIAGLIKQICQCVAQLGSDHTAEHNKQSDASGNVGSSQNKPTTSTAPSLKPIDCMNSRSGKCKAVEESLIMEASENGPPNSTTDQQAHLALSPNGSTHDLSDISKGQERSSISAVNEFGSENCLPSFYYIPRNLVSQESYVNSVETIGDKDCCSDCFGNCLYAPEPCACARKTGGEFAYTPDGLVRTEFLDKCVSMNRFPEKHNMFFCKSCPLERIRNEPSPELCRGHIVRKFIKECWSKCGCNMECGNRVVQRGITCNLQVFSTREGKGWGLRTLDELPKGAFVCEYVGELLTNTKLHEMTTQNMHSARYSVLLDAGWGPDGVLKDEEALCLDATFCGNVGRFINHRCYDANLVEIPVEVETPDHHYYHFAFFTTKKVEAFEELTWDYGIDFDGDKHPVKSFECLCGSRYCRGRKHSRRLGKAASK